The Candidatus Zixiibacteriota bacterium genome includes the window AGCTACCTTGGGAGCCTGAGGGGAAGAAAATCATGGCTCGGTACTGCAGCATCGAGGACGATGGCTTGCCGCTTCTGCCCGATGGACATCATCCGTCATTCCTCAAAGGGTTCACTGCAGAGAAGTATCTGTCCATTCTCGCAAAAGGGCGCCGTGCGATCCATAGCGAGATGAAGAAGTGGCGGGACAGAGATTTGGACGATTTCTACAAAGTTGGAAAAGGCGAGGTCTCGCATGCTGCTACATTGCACCACGTACTCGAGCATTTCTGCGGGCATTTTGGTCAGATTCTGTTGCTAAAGCATCTTATGCGTGACGCCGGAATTTTAAGGAAGCAAGAAAAGGCGAAATCCTGAGCTGGAAACCGGCTAACTTCAGATAGTTGTGACGTAACGGTCAGAATCGGCATACTTGGTGTGAGCGTTTCGTGTTGTCCCCGATGCCGTTTTGATAAGCGGTGATGGTAATGTTCGAGTCCGACAAACCGGGCTCTACGAGACTCGAACTGAGATTCCTGCCTATTATCAGAACTTCAACTCGTCCGCCGTTTCTGCTGGATGATCCGGCGCTAGGTGGGAATGTCTTGAATCGCCTGCACTTGATATTCGCGCGTTAAATCCAGTTTCATTCATGTTTCAGTCGACATGTTGCCGATCAATGCGTATAATTGCGATCAGATGCTATATTCAGATAACTGATATGCGGAGGAAACGATGGCTGTTGTCAAATACGATAGTATTAGAATGAGCGGTGTCACGATGGAAGGCGTGGAAGGGACATCCAAAGCAAATGTGATCGGATCTCCCGAGGGTTGGGAGCATTATACACTTCGTGTATTTCGGATCGCTCCCGGCGGGTTCACTCCTTTTCACAAACACGACTGGGAACATGTCAATTACGTCATCAAGGGCAAAGGCACTCTTACACTCGGCGCTACGACATCAGAAATATCAGAAAAGGATTTCGCATTTGTGCCTCCCAATACAATGCACCAGTTCAAGAATGCTCACGATGAGGATTTCGAATTCATCTGCATTGTTCCTAATCAAGGCGCTTGATGCATATTAGCTGCAGTCGATAATTTCTGTCGAGCAGAATTGTTAACAGTCGGGGGAGCTGTTCCCGTCC containing:
- a CDS encoding DinB family protein — its product is MKIARGYDPRTQNKIGLFAAQLDDQLKRLKKEVKSLTVKQLEWQLNPGMNSVGMLLAHISFAEVWWMKIAANELPWEPEGKKIMARYCSIEDDGLPLLPDGHHPSFLKGFTAEKYLSILAKGRRAIHSEMKKWRDRDLDDFYKVGKGEVSHAATLHHVLEHFCGHFGQILLLKHLMRDAGILRKQEKAKS
- a CDS encoding cupin domain-containing protein, which gives rise to MAVVKYDSIRMSGVTMEGVEGTSKANVIGSPEGWEHYTLRVFRIAPGGFTPFHKHDWEHVNYVIKGKGTLTLGATTSEISEKDFAFVPPNTMHQFKNAHDEDFEFICIVPNQGA